In Xanthomonas sacchari, a genomic segment contains:
- a CDS encoding ATP-dependent nuclease, with amino-acid sequence MYVHRMFAENFRVFADSASNKHLDLQLAQGLNVLVGENDAGKTCIVDVMRYTLLTTSNDFIRIEDDDFHCGPAGQASELRLELELRGLNKPQQAALLDWLTLEAGSEPFVVIHVHAKRRLPGAANARQLTPIISVTCGKGGGGPELSSAARDLLRSTYLKPLRDAIAELRPRKGSRLSQILRSHKDLKKEGENKFDKTAPDAPPNTLVGIMAQAQHRISTKAVVKDVRDKLNNEYLKELSFQATPLTSDIRISSELTLTQILERLELRLLPPQASTQETNCERGLGYNNVLFMAAELLLLGNGSNEDLPLLLIEEPEAHLHPQLQSRVLSMLAAKASADGIQVVVTTHSPSIAASAPVESLTIICGGKAFRLAKGETALEPDDYEFLRRFLDSSKANLFFARGVMIVEGPAEAILLPALAEAAGRSFEANGISVVSVGSVGLFRYARILQRGDGTSLPIKVACLGDADIVPNDVTYIQGRLEKEASGNHTTQGGKRHPKRKVADYTAIELAAARQAKVDRARGGSTEVFISDYWTLEYDLLRSGLARATYIAVQLDQAEGSKGHLTTEQYAATVNSAGEEFDLLKECDSSESIAATTYETLHSKSASKAVVAQYLARLLKDGHAGNQEQILKALPPYILAAFDYLVPDEL; translated from the coding sequence ATGTATGTGCATCGGATGTTCGCAGAGAACTTTCGCGTCTTCGCGGATAGCGCATCGAACAAGCATTTAGACCTGCAACTTGCCCAAGGGCTGAATGTGCTCGTCGGAGAGAACGACGCCGGAAAGACATGCATTGTGGATGTGATGCGATATACATTGCTCACGACGAGCAACGATTTCATACGCATCGAAGACGACGACTTCCACTGCGGACCCGCAGGTCAGGCATCGGAGTTGCGCCTAGAACTGGAGTTGCGAGGCCTCAACAAGCCGCAACAGGCCGCGCTCCTGGATTGGCTCACACTGGAGGCAGGCTCCGAACCTTTCGTGGTGATCCACGTACACGCCAAGCGCCGATTGCCGGGCGCGGCAAACGCCAGGCAACTTACTCCTATCATCAGCGTTACCTGTGGCAAGGGAGGCGGTGGTCCGGAATTGTCGTCGGCGGCTCGCGATCTGCTCCGCTCGACGTACCTAAAGCCACTTCGCGATGCGATCGCAGAGCTCAGGCCTAGGAAAGGGTCACGTCTTTCCCAAATTCTGAGGTCGCACAAGGATCTAAAGAAGGAAGGCGAGAACAAGTTCGACAAGACGGCCCCTGACGCTCCCCCGAACACCCTTGTCGGAATCATGGCTCAAGCTCAGCATCGCATCAGCACCAAGGCGGTGGTCAAGGACGTGCGTGACAAGCTCAATAACGAGTATCTAAAAGAACTGAGCTTTCAGGCGACGCCACTCACGTCCGACATCCGAATCTCCTCCGAGCTGACGCTTACGCAAATACTGGAACGACTGGAGCTGAGACTGCTCCCCCCGCAAGCGTCGACACAGGAGACAAATTGCGAACGAGGCCTCGGCTACAATAATGTGTTGTTCATGGCGGCGGAGTTGCTTCTGCTCGGCAATGGCAGCAACGAAGATCTGCCTTTGCTGCTCATTGAGGAACCAGAGGCGCATTTGCATCCGCAACTGCAGTCTCGCGTGCTATCCATGCTGGCAGCTAAAGCAAGCGCAGATGGAATCCAGGTGGTGGTCACTACACATAGTCCCAGCATCGCAGCCAGTGCCCCAGTTGAGTCGCTCACCATCATCTGCGGAGGCAAGGCGTTTCGATTGGCCAAGGGCGAGACAGCCCTTGAGCCAGATGACTATGAATTCTTACGACGTTTTCTGGATAGTTCAAAGGCAAACTTGTTCTTTGCGCGTGGCGTTATGATTGTCGAAGGCCCCGCCGAGGCAATCTTGCTGCCAGCGTTGGCTGAAGCCGCGGGGCGCTCTTTCGAGGCCAATGGCATCTCCGTTGTCAGCGTCGGCAGTGTCGGATTGTTTCGCTATGCACGCATCTTGCAACGCGGAGATGGCACAAGTCTTCCCATCAAGGTGGCATGTCTGGGCGATGCAGACATTGTTCCCAACGATGTTACGTACATACAAGGGCGATTGGAAAAGGAAGCCAGCGGAAATCATACGACCCAGGGCGGTAAGCGTCATCCGAAGCGCAAGGTGGCGGACTACACGGCCATAGAATTGGCAGCGGCGCGACAAGCCAAGGTTGACCGCGCGCGTGGCGGAAGCACAGAAGTTTTTATCTCGGATTACTGGACCCTAGAGTACGACCTGCTTCGTTCCGGCCTTGCACGCGCGACATATATCGCGGTTCAGTTGGACCAAGCCGAGGGCTCGAAGGGACATCTGACGACAGAGCAGTACGCTGCCACAGTCAACTCCGCCGGCGAAGAGTTCGACCTACTCAAGGAGTGCGATTCCTCCGAATCAATCGCCGCGACCACGTACGAGACATTGCACTCTAAGAGCGCGTCAAAAGCTGTCGTAGCGCAGTATCTGGCTCGCCTGTTAAAGGATGGGCATGCCGGGAACCAAGAGCAGATCCTCAAGGCATTGCCTCCTTATATCCTCGCCGCCTTCGACTATCTCGTTCCGGATGAACTGTGA